A segment of the Lycium ferocissimum isolate CSIRO_LF1 chromosome 5, AGI_CSIRO_Lferr_CH_V1, whole genome shotgun sequence genome:
ACTACaatatttgaaagtaatttttggTATGGTATACTTAACTTTAACTTaatatcaaaaaatataaaagttgCAAGAGTCTcccggaaacaacctctctacctcgatagggtaggggtaaggtctgcatgcACTCTATTCTCTCCAtactccacttgtgggattacactagatatgttgttgtaaaatacaaaagtatttttatattcttaaacttcgtgttcACTCAAATTAAAACAactggattgagtgagtgctaCTATGTCAACATAAATTACAAAGGTTAAGCCAATAAcactaaaaatatttaaagtacTGTGCTTTTAGACTCTGTGAAGCGatagaacatcaacaacaacaatatcttcagtgtaatttcacaagtgagTTTGAAAAGGGTAAGATGTATGCACACCTATCCTCTACCTTTGGAGTAAAGAAATAGTTTCCGATAGACGCTCGACTCAAAAGAAATATAGTCAAACCATAGAAGATCATGTACAAGAAAACCTATGCAATACATTTAAATTTAGAAGACACCGGTTTTCTGAGGGATGTGAATTTTCTTTCACTACTCTGaccgaaaaaaaaagaaaaaaaaggaattttcttTCACTACTTCTTCAGAAGACCAAAGTTCTGAAGCGGAATGCTTCTAAGAAGACGAAAAAGAAAAGGTCTATAATATTTGAACTGACTTACTTACTAATCATCTAAAGAAATTTGAACGTCGCTTTACATATTTCATGACCAAATTTGTCATCCTTATCTTAGTTGCTTCTTGGTCTGGAGGAAGACTACAAGACTAATTCAATATATATGATGTTCAGTATGCCATTTTTGTTCGAGAAGAAATCATTCGAACAACTAGTAATTAAACCAATTAATGTACGATTTAGATAACTAAATAGCTAGCTAGACAAAGTATCAATTAGTCAAAAATATGTTTAGCTCATTAAAATTGCAAGTAGACTTCTTGTACAGCATTTGTACTGCTTTAATTACATGAAGAATGCTTTAATTAGCGTACAGGAAGGGGaaacattaaaaagaaaaggaaaaacaaaaggcAATTTGAAGGCTACTGGATAATATAGAATAGGGAGTTATAAGTCATTATACATGACGCATATACAAATCTTTTCTGTTTcgtttattattatttttataacatTATTTTTCGTTTTTCCGTTACGTGTCCACAGGATGAAATAGACaattatttccttcatttttgtttctttatatGCTCTTCAATTTTTTAAGTTCGCATTCAACAAATAGAGCCATCACTGCATACATATAAATAGCTATATGAGGATATCCAGATATTAATATATTCACAAAGAAAGATGTAGATATACTTAATCTTAGCGAAGGTTTCATACCTTGTCTATATCGGAACCATTgctatataaaaatatatatttcgtTTCAATGAACAGTTAATGAATACTAAcgagaatatactagaataGATTGTTTATAAACGATGAACAAATTAAATGCGATGCAGCTGTACCAGaaaattaatgattttgaatcaGATAGGAATTCATATCAGGTATATATAATGGTGGTTGTTTAATGGGTGAATATGTGCATGCACATGCAGTGTAATGAGAACTATACTTGATATCAATACAAACTTCTCTAAGTATGTGAATATGCTACACACTACAGTACTAGTACCAATTCCAATTATATTTATCACTTTGGATGGGGTGTTGACACGTGCCCTAGATATGCAGGTTGCATACACAAAAATTTTCGTAAGCGATGCTGATATATGaaataatatcaaattaaacaaaTTACTATAGTAACAAATTAATGTCAATTTTTATATTTGTACAGatattaattttcattttagttGTTTTCTATATCAACGAAATCGTCCTTGACACCACTTTGGACAAGGTATATTTGCCCGTATCTGCAACCGCAACTACTTGGACCGGATGATTGTAGAGTATTACTTGTGAATTGATATGAATCAATAAGTTTTAACTCAGATATATGTATAGTGGCACTGAATTTATTAGTGGCGAATCCAGGATTTTCACTTGGGGGTTTAGAAAAAACaataaaagctaaatataaaaaataatattgatCCTGAGAATCAAATCTAGGATGCTAGAGACAATTTGAACACCTTGGACCACTTGAGGTAACCTTTTGCATTTATTCAGGGTATTTAacagttaatatatgtacataaacaaagaaaattcaCCCTacatatacactgtaattttttgccgagagTGTTCGGGTAAACACCCTCAGCACCCTCTGAATCCTCCCCTGCAACCGATCTATTACAGCTATAAATTGAGAAAATAGAAATTTTTGTAGTAACTATGTTTTCAAGCTTGAGGCTGTTAGAAATGGCATTTGATTTACTTTTGAGTGGTAacgttttattttaaaaagaaatttggaaaagtaATTTTGGAGAAGGTCGTGTATATATAGAACCTTTTTATTAGAATCCTTATAGTACGCAAGAGAGAAAAATGTATGTCATAAAATGAGAGCCTTATACGTGTTGAAAGAACAAAAGTATCATTAAATTTTCTGTTGGAACTCGGAGAATATATTTAATTTCGATAGAGAGCGATAAACTTTAATATTTAGTAGACTTTTTACTTTGTACACTCAAGTTAATCGGGTCtatatatttcaaaatattaaattatattaaataaggGAATAAATAACTTTTGAGTCACTCCATATATACGTAATGTGGACCAACTAGACGGCCAAATGTGCATAAATTTGGTGATTTAATGATGTTAAAATAGACTTTAATTAACTATATGGTGAAATGAGTGTCatatattttccaacttccaacacatttatgcaaattttgatttgatagAAACGCACAACATAAGTACACTCTCGTcctaatttaagtgtcttaatttaactagcataaaattttaagaaataaaaagagacttttaaattttgtaacattaaataaaaaatatctatATGGCAACTTGGCATGTAGATCGTTGAAATTGAAAAAGTTGGGCAAATTGGGAGGAGTAATATTTTACTGCGAATTAACCTCGTTAATATCTCCATCTTGAACAGTGAGAGAACATTGTTTCCATTTTGTGGTCCTCGTTTTAGCGTGCCCACTGGCTCACAAGTCACAAGAAccccttttttaattttcatggcCCCACAAAGAACATTGTAAACCTATATTTTGTCACAATTCTCAGTCTCAATAAATATTTATGCATGAGATCAGAAACAAGAACCCATTTGTATTCTACAATCTGCTTATTCATTTATACACTATCCCAATATCCCACTTTTTTAATTTCTCTATTACCTTAATTTTATTTCCATGGATCTTCTTCCTGGTCTACCAAATGACATAGCTCTTGAATGCTTAATTCGCCTTCCTCTCGACCAATTCTCCAAAGCTTCTTCAGTATGCAGTAACTGGAAACGCGAAATTAAGCACCCCATGTTTCGTCAACGACGAAAGAATTCGGGTCTTACCCGACCCGTTTTTGCATTAACCCAAGCCATGGTTAGCACCATTAGAAAACCACATGGTATTACAACCTTTTCATCTACACAAATTTATCGTCTTTCTCTTTATGATCCAGAAAAGGAATGTTGGTATGATTTGCCACCCATACCCGAGTTAGTTGACGGGTTGCCCATGTTTTGCCGGGTTGTAGGAGTCGGGTCGGAGTTAGTGGTGATTGGCGGGTGTGACCCGGTGAGTTGGAGAGTTATGGACTCTGTCTTTATTTACAGTTTTATATCGGGTACGTGGCgttgtggggcccacatgcCAGGTGGACAAAGGTTGTTTTTTGGGTGTGTGTCGGATTTGGAGAGATTTGTGGTTGTTGCCGGTGGACATGACGATGAGAAAAATGCATTGAAATCCGTGCTTTTATATGACGTGGCGAAAGATGATTGGGTCGCGATGCCTGACGTGGCAAGTGAACGGGACGAATGTAAGTGCACTTTTTACCAAGGTAAATTCCACGTCATCGGCGGTTATCCTACGCATGCACAAGGTCAGTTCCAGCGTAGCGCTGAGGTGTTCGATGTTGCCACGTGGCGGTGGAGCATGGAGGAGGATTTTCTCGGTGCCGACACGTGTCCGCAGAGTTGCGTAGAAGGAGAGGATGGGAGATTATACATGTGTCGAGATGGTGACGTGGTTGTAAAGTGTGGTGCCATGTGGAAACATGTGGCGAGGTTGCCAGCTGAGGTGTCCAACGTGGCGTATCTGACAGCGTGGCAGGGGAAGTTGCTAGCTGTGGGAAATGCTGGATTTGATGAACTCTATGGTGGTTATGAACTTGATGTGAGTAGTGAAAGTAGAgaaaagaaatggagaaaattGGATACACCAGATGAATACACTGGCCATGTTCAATCAGTTTGTTGTTtagagatatgaaactttcaaAGGGCAGTatgtacttttttttcttttttctttttccttccttgATTTGCTCTCTGGTTTGTGGATTTTCTTAGGTCAGAAATCACATTGAGCTTTTGTGCATGGTTGATTCTTCTTTTATCTACTTGCGTTTTCTGTTACATAACCTGTTTTCcccttttgtttgttttctacTTTTGACAAAGTCTTTCTGCCGAAGTGCATTCCTCAGCTATTTAAGGCATAATCGAGGTTTATAAATTCTAAATTTTTATTGGTTAAGTTactttaaaattaatttcaGAGTTATGAGATTGAACTTGAAAAGTCTGGATCTAAAATTTGTTACAAATTACAAATTACAAATTTAAGATATACGGATCTTAGTTAAGGCTTATCAACGCCGAACTTCAActatttggaaggaagaaaaaaagttttgacataaCAGTACCAAACTTGCCTAATTCTGAAATTTTGGGATTGTTAGGCCGAACTTCCAACCCTGTTGATCATTCTATAGTCGTAAATGGTAATTGAAACAAAGTTGACCACTCCTTATCCTTCATCTTTACAGGTAGCTCCAGCTTGAGaggtaaataaaataataaagaagaCCTTTAGGATGATAGGCAAGCAAGATTTCTCTCTACATAAACATTAGTAATAAAGGTCTTAACGTATGAGAATTAACGTTTGGTGCCAAACTTCAATGAATCATGCTAAAACTCATTTAGTTTATGTGTTCACTTTGCAAGCTAGATACATCATTAATTCATGTTCATTTAACCccattctagcattaataaaGGTCTTACTCAATGTATTAACGTTAACAAAAATTTGTTGTTAAACTTCAATGAATCATGCTACAACTGATTTACGTATTCACTTTGTGAGCTAGACAaatcattaattcattttcatttagCCCCATTCTAGCATTGCAATTAATAAAGCTCTTAATGCATTAACGTTTGTTGCTACTCCgtccatttcaaaataagttgtgtttttaccttttcattttgttatgacgttttacataatcaagaagacATTAATGATGTTCTTCCAATtaatttacccttatttaaataaatagagTTTTGCATAACTAAGAAACTACTAAAGAGTTCTTCAAGGTATTTATTaagggtaagttagtaaaattGCATCTATTTACTTTTTTAGGAACGAGTAGTATTCTTAAGGGATGAGCCCAAGCTGAAAACACCACTCATTTTGAAATGGTGGGAGTAAACTTCAATGTATCATGCTACAACtcatttgtatatgtattcaaTTTGTAAGCTAGATACATCATTAATTCGTTTTCATTTGTTAATACTGACtgctccctccgttcacttttatttgtccactttgaacttttcacgctgtttaagtaataataaataaagtgcaaaatttatcaatatatccatattaattggtgcatatttttattggatttgaaaaatgatttgaagtgagtaattaatactatgggtgaaacagaaaaaaataaattgtcttatcttgatatgttaaaagtgacaaataaaagtgaaaatttatttttagaatattagacaagtaaaagtgaacggatggAGTACAAGTTATGCAATTAATTTGGGAAAATTGGatataattaacttaaatagtGGGGTCCTACAGATGTAATTTCCACAAGGGTTTCTAATGCTTGGGCCTACATATTGTCATTTGATTGGCAATCATGTGTCATCGTTGGTCTGACTTGCAAAATATTAGTGAGTATTTTAATCGGTGCTTACAACAGAATTTATCCTCTAACCATTTTGTCATTCAATTAATTAACCCATATGTTAAGCTGATTCTTACATCTTTAAGGAATATCTTATTGCCATATAAATACTGTACAAGCAAATGATAGTACTAGTACTATACTTGAAAGTGGAAAGGATCAGAGGAAAAAGAGGATCCATGATATCACTGCTTTAAGTAAATCAAGATATTCAGCActttttaattcaattattcTAATATATAATGTGAAGAAAGTTGACTTTATATTCGGATTAGGCAAATGACATAAAACACACATCCACAATGTGCTATTTAATGTGGGAAGACTTACACTTTGGCAAAACTAGTAGCATTAATAAGTACGGAAAAAACATGAATCTCATACTTCTAGTTCTGGACCCTTTGTTTATTTCATACTTCTATAATTTGTGTAACTACGTTACGTAAGCAATAAAAACCCACAATCACAATGAACGATTTTCCCTTCTAGAAGATAATGATATGTTTTACCTCTTATATTTATCTAGTGAGCTTTGTATATATCGAGCGGTGTCTTGGAATATCACTTGTTGTCGAAGTCTCATCATAgtaatttattcatttattatttcgcTTCTTTAAAGATTAGCATTGCTTTATTCACCTCTTTAAATGTTAACATCgtttacattttatttttttacattcTTCACTAAGTCCTGTATGTTAAGCTAAATGAGAAACACAATCACATATTTACATTTTAAGCGCAAAATAGCGctgcaacttataagccaatccaaacgacGTATGTTAACAAAAAAACTGCTAGAAACTCAATGACCTATAGAATAATAAAATACACTAAAATAGTTTGCGTACCTTTGTCCGCCATAGATACGCGCTCAACTGAAGACGAACTAGGCTGAGTCTTCCTCTCTTTAGGCTTACGACGGCTAGCACTTTATGGGAATACGTTTTTCGGTAAGCTAGGAGAGGGGACCTAGCCTCATACCTGGGTTTAAAACCTTAACCTAGTGGGCCTCCCCGTTCTGAGCTCATCGGTCTCCAAATGGCCTCTGTTGTGCCCGACACCTTTTCACATGAAACGACACGGGCCCGTCATGGAATCCACATAAATAAACGGCCTCTGTCTTATCCACCAACTATTAACATTCAGCCCGTTTTGCTAAAACGAAATAATAAGTTAATGTTAAGTCCacatttaataaataattctaACATTCTCCCACTTGGACAACATTaacttaattataaaattttgaaaaatttgtttttttataaaaaagacTCTCGGGCTAATAGACAGTGGCCATAAACATATAGTGGTGGAACATCGTTTCCAACATGGTCTAGTCAGACAAAACTATCAATGCCGAAATGCAGCAGTACTTGCATCACTCAACAACACAAGACTAGTCCACAATCACTAACAATGAAGATCTGCAAGCATAAACCCAAAGGTGTGGTAGTGTAGCAAGAAATAGCCAACATGGACTCCAGATCAAGGCAATTTCTTTGTCAGTCCTTCAAACGATTTTTCATAACAACATGTACGCTTTAAATCAACATGCGCACCACCGAAAAAATCGTCATCGCGATTTTCTATTACAACATGTGAGCACTAAAACAAAATGTGCTCCACCAGAAAATCTTAATTTTCAAGGCTCAACATgtgcatcatatcatatcgtgcaACAACCAAGAAAAACTCACAAGGTATGAATGATATAATATGTACGTCTCCAAAAAGATCCAAACAACAACATGTTCTTATCAACATGAGACATAACCAAACACATAAGACAACAAGCCTTAAGATAATAAATCAACATTAAAACGAGCACAATAATAATCAACAACATAAATGATAGCAAAATCCACCATAGTATAAATGTCTCAAAGAGATAATATCACCATAAGCCCCTAAACAATAGAGTAAAAAGTCTAATAACAAATGAAAATAACAATACTGAATACTCGCACTAACCTAACAAATCAAATGACTCAACAACACCCATGTTATCAACATGCTGCTTAAAAACTATAGGTCTTAATCCCTTGGTCAGTGGATCAGCAAGCATCAAATCAGTAGGTATATGTTCAATCACAATATCCTCCCCTCTAACCATATCTCATACAACCAGATATTTTATTTCCATGTGCTTAGAAGCTGAAGAGGATTTGTTATTCTTTGAGTAAAACACAGCTGCCCTGTTGTCACAATAAATCTTCAAAGGTCTAGATATGGAATCAAGTCCTGAAATAAAATTCTTAAGCCAAATGGCTTGCGTAGTTGCACCATAACAAGCTACAAACTCTGTTTGCATAGTCGAAGATGCTGTAAGAGTTTGCTTCACACTCTTCCAACATATTGCACCCCCTGCTAACATGAAGATAAAACCAGAAGTAGACCTCAAATCATCAGGACATCCACCAAAGTCTGAGTCCGAGTAACCAATCACCTCAAGATCATCAACTTTTCTCTACACTAACATATAatctcttattttcttcaaataccTCATTACTTTCTTGGCAAAGAACTCCAATGGCTTCTTCCCGATTGACCCGATAACGTCCAAGAAACATTGACAATGAAGGCAATGTCGGGGCGAGTGCAAACCCGTGCATACATAAGGCTCCCAACAACACTTGAATAGGCACATCTTTCATATACTCTTTCTCTAGATCATTCTTGGGGCATAAGTCTAGGCTTAACTTATCACCTTTCACAACATTGACATCTCCAGCGTTACAGTTTTCCATATGAAATCTGCTCAAAATACGATCAATATAGGCCTTTTGTGAAAGTCCCAATAACTTGCGAGACCTATCTCGTCGAATTTCAATACCTAGAACAAACGATGCCTCTCCCAAatctttcatatcaaacacTTTATTCAATGACTCGCTAGTTTACGAAGGGCCCTAAATTATTACTTCGCAagtaaaatatcatcaacataaagagTGAGAATGATGAACTTACTCCCAGCGATGTCGAGATAGATGCAATGATCAATCTTGTTCTCCACAAAACCCATAGAAGTGACAATTTCCTCGAACTTCAAATACCATCTGTCGAGAAGCTTGCTTACCCGTGATAGACTTCTTCAACTTACACACTAGATGCTCATCACCTGTACCAACAAAACCTTGAGGTTGTTCCATGTAAACCTCTTCATTAAGATCACCATTcagaaaatttattttcacatccatttgatgcAATTCTATATCGAAATGGGCTACCAGTGCCATAATGATCCTAAAAGAATCCTTAGATGACACAGGTGAAAAGGTTCTTATCAGAATCAACCCCTTCGCGTGTAAATCCCTTAGCAACCAATCTTGCCTTGAAGCGTTCAATATTTCCTTTTGAATCCTTCTTGGTCTTAAAGACCCATTTGCAACCGACAACCTTATGTCTTTTAAGGAGTTCAGCAAGCTCCCACAAATCATTCTTACTTATGGAGTTCATCTCTTCAGTCATAGCATCAAATCACATCTTTGATTGAGCACATGATACTGCCTCAAAATATATCACAGGATCCACAACGTCACCTTCAAAGAAGGTATGCCAAATAGTCATCAGGTAGCGTGATCTTCTAAGTCTACTTGATCTCCTTAAATTCTGAACTTCTTGTTCAACAACAACAGGTGCCTGAACCACTTGTTCAACAACAGCAGGTGCCTGACCGTCTGCAAGTATAGGATCTTCAGCTTGCATAGGTATAGATTCATCATGCTCAATGTGTGCAGGTGCAGACACAAAGGTTTCTGTGGCAATGGGGAGAGAGATTCTCACAACCTCAACATTCTCAGCAGGCTCACCAACAACATTCTGCGAACAATCCTTATCTGCAACatcaaattcaagaaattttgcATTTTGTGATTCAACTATTCTTGTTGTAGAACCTGTATCCCTTAGAATGAGCTGGATAACCAATGAAAAAACAACGCGAGGTTCTAGGCTCAGTTTTCTTCTCAAAAGGGTTATAAATTCTCACCTCAGCAGGGTATCCCCTAGGTCGCTAATTCAACCCCGATTCAGATTGCGACAAACTAGTATATTAATCTATTCATTAATAGGGTTCTAGATCTATGTAATATGGCTTTGATGCCAAGTGTTAAGCTAAATGAGAAACACAATCACATATTTACACAGACCAAGAACACCTATAGAATAATAAAATACACTAAAATAGTTTGCGTACCTTTGTCCGCTATAGATACGCGCTCAACTGAAGACGAACTAGGCTGAGTCTTCCTCTCCTTAGGCTTACGACGGCTAGCACTTTATGGGAATACGTTTTTCGGTAAGCTAGGAGAGGCGACGTAGCCTCATACTTATAGGCTTAAAAGCCTTAACCTAGTGGGCCTCCCCATTACAGGCTCACCGGTCTCCAACAGGCCTACGCTATTGCCAGCCCACACCTTTTCACATGAAACGACACGGAATCCACATAAATAAACGGTCTCTGTCTTATCCACCAACTATTAACATTCACCCCGTTTTACTAAAACGTAATAATAAGTTAATGTTAAGTCCacatttaataaataattctaACACTGTAGTCACTTTCAATTGCTTAATTGCAAACAACCGATGTAattaaaaagaagatgaaaagaattaccGATAACATAGATCACACCTTTCCCTTCTAGAAGATAATGACATGTTTTACCCTACCTCGTGTCAAGCGGTTTTATGGAACACCCTTCATCGAATGATAAGCAAAACGAAAATAGTGAGATAAACATAAAAAACGACATTACTTGTTattattgtgatttatttattcacttttataaaagttaacATCACTTGTCGTTATAGTTATCTATAGGTGCACTTCTTTAAATATTAACATCGGTTGTGAAAATCTTTGTATCATATAGTCACTTTCAATTGCTTAATTTAAACAATCAATACTATAATGTACATGTACtttaaaataagaagaaaagaaacacCTAGCTCGTAGACCTCAACTTGATGATATCGTCCTTAATTTATATTCAGTAAACAATGGTCCCCATGCTTCTCTCTACAATTTGGATGAATTCTAATTATTAATGTGAGTCGGCGAGAAACTTAACTCCAATTATTAGGCCATGTTTTGCGTAATCTTGTTGGCTCTCTTAGGTCATATTTAATTCAGATCATAATCTAATTTAGAGACGAGAAGTTTTTGTCTAGACATTTACTGATAGCATTTCCACAAAACTGTAACGTCACGATggttaaaaaaagaataattaattcCCAAATAATTAAACGCCACGTCAATGAAGACATTTGCCATTGCCATTGCCAGCACGTTGCCCATATCGTtgatgtgtgtatgtgtgtgtgtttttttttctttctttcttttcccattTGTTTCGACTTTCTAGTAACTCCAAAAAAAGATCGTATCCATCTGATGCAATTTCTAGAATTCACATTTAATTTTGCCATTAACGACGTTACGTATCCAACTCTTTGATCCAAACTATTCGTTTTTGCtagaaaataatagaaatatataaacaaaagaacttttaaaaaaagcaagaagaaaTTTGAGAATCACTTGTCTTTTTCAAGGTGGGGTATTAACGTCTAACCAAAAATTGAAACAACCTTTAGATAAGACAAATTTAGCACTTGTTCGTCCCTCCCTACATGTaccaaatcacaatataacttAACATTTTTATCGAACATGACTTTGTAGgcatattttaaataaaaaatcacaCTCAGCTAATTCGTCTAAACAAAAGATATTACGAGCCCCTATCAAACACCCACAAACATTATGTGATGGGTATCTCGTGGACTTGTTCTAGGCCTTTTCCTTCTAGAAGAACTTAAAAAGTGTTCTACACATGCAGTACCAAGTGCATGAGTCatgacaaggagaaaatatagTAGTGGTGTAGTCAGTTACCACTCATCCTCTCTCTTTCAAGTTAATTAGTAGTAGAATTATAAAATTGTTGAACTGAAAACgacttatattttatttgaaattatttacgGGGTTACAAACGACCGAAATTAATTAGGCGGTGTGATAAACAGGCAGACATCTTGATTTCTATCTAATGAAGTTCAAGTTTTGGTTTTAGTTTATTGACCaattatatactccctccatccatttttactgTTTTACATTTGATTTGGCACACCCCTTAAAAGTAATGAATAAAACGATAAGTTGTTTATATCACCCTTTGAATATAATAAATTCAATGTTTTGGGAAATGCATTGAAAATTGAATGGTACTTTCCTCCGGGATAAAAAGAATgtcctcaaattttttttcgggatcaaaagagtgttcacttatcaaatcaagaaagaattaaccttatttttagATTTACTTTTCCATTAAGTGCTATGTGATCAAATTTCaatatctatttaattagggacagtttagtcaaattacctatttttttagCAAAAGTTAGTATTTTTAGCAGAAGTGTCTGTGGCACCGAAGTAAATGGGCGCTCTTTTTGATCCGAAGGGAgtagtacttaataataagggtaaaataaatgtaaaataCTGATAAATTATCTTTTAGTTTTCTAATCTGAATAAGCAGAAGTGAATGGAGAGAGTATTAAAGATGCCATAAACAACTAAATACTGAACTTGCAAAAAACAAGAGCAATATTGCGACTGGAATCATAATATATGTAGCGCGGCAGCACGCTGCTGCTGAATATCAGCGTGCTACAAGAATATGTCACCTTCACCTCCCACAATaatatactaaaaattaaaaggtaca
Coding sequences within it:
- the LOC132058085 gene encoding F-box/kelch-repeat protein At1g80440-like; translation: MDLLPGLPNDIALECLIRLPLDQFSKASSVCSNWKREIKHPMFRQRRKNSGLTRPVFALTQAMVSTIRKPHGITTFSSTQIYRLSLYDPEKECWYDLPPIPELVDGLPMFCRVVGVGSELVVIGGCDPVSWRVMDSVFIYSFISGTWRCGAHMPGGQRLFFGCVSDLERFVVVAGGHDDEKNALKSVLLYDVAKDDWVAMPDVASERDECKCTFYQGKFHVIGGYPTHAQGQFQRSAEVFDVATWRWSMEEDFLGADTCPQSCVEGEDGRLYMCRDGDVVVKCGAMWKHVARLPAEVSNVAYLTAWQGKLLAVGNAGFDELYGGYELDVSSESREKKWRKLDTPDEYTGHVQSVCCLEI